TGACTCAAGACCGCGGATTTTCCCTTTTTTGATCTTGTAATTGTCAGCGATGCGAGCTCCTGGAAGAGCCACCATAACCTTGATACCAGAACGCACATTCGGTGCACCACAGACGATTTGACGGGCTTCTTCTTCGCCAACGTTAACCTGACAAACATGAAGGTGAGTTTCTGGCACATCTTCGCAGGACAAGACCTCACCGACGACAATTTTTGAGAGACCAGCTGCCGGTGATTCGACACCTTCTACCTCAATCCCTGTAGTTGACATTTTTTCAGCCAACTCTTGTGATGGCACATCAATGTCCACCAATTCTTTTAACCATTTATAAGATACAAGCATAATTTAGTTCTCCAGAATGACAGTTGTCACTCTAGTTCTTTTCCTTTCCTATCATTTCAATAGAAGAATCCTCTTCTTACCTTAATTTCTTTCTCAGTAACCAATCCGTATCTACTTTTTGACCAACCATAAAATGATGTTGGCTAAATTTTTCAAAACCATATCGATTATAAAATGCTTGAGCTTTTGTATTATGCTCCCAAACACCTAGCCAAGCCCAGGAAAAACTATTTTTTCTAGCAAGTTCAAGAGCGAATTCAAACAGTTGCTTACCTAGTCCAAATCCTTGGAATTTTTGTAGCACATAGAGGCGTTGAATTTCAAAAGCATTCTCTAATTCTCTCTCAGTTTGAGCATTTCCCCAGTTGACTTTGAGAAAACCAGCTATCTCCTCTTCATGTATAATGAAAAAGGTTTCGGAGTCAGGATTTTCCAACTCAGTTGCCAAAACTCTCAGACTATAAGCCTCTTCAAAGTATTCCTGTAACTGCTCTTCTGTATTATCATGAGCAAATGTTTCACGAAAGGTTTGTTTGGCTATTTTAGCCAACACCTCAACATCTGCCATTTCTACTTTTCTAATCATTATTTAAACTGTTCTGAGAAGCGGACATCCCCTTGGTAGAATCCACGAATATCGTTGATTCCGTAACGGAGCATAGCTACACGTTCTTGACCTAGACCAAAGGCAAAGCCAGAGTAAACAGTCGCATCGATGCCACTCATTTCAAGGACACGTGGATGAACCATACCGGCACCCATAATTTCGATCCAACCAGTTTTCTTACATACGTTACAGCCTTCTCCGCCACACTTGAAGCAGGAAACATCCACTTCAACAGATGGCTCTGTGAATGGGAAATAAGATGGACGCAGACGGATCTGACGCTCTTCACCGAACATCTTTTGGACAATCAACTGAAGGGTTCCTTGAAGGTCTGCCATGGAAATATTCTTCCCAACAACCAAGCCTTCAATTTGATGGAACTGGTGACTGTGGGTTGCATCGTCCGTGTCACGACGGAAGACACGCCCTGGCGAGATCATCTTCAAAGGACCTTTTGAAAAATCATGGGCATCCATAGCACGCGCCTGCACAGGAGATGTATGAGTACGGAGCAAGATCTCTTCTGTGATATAGAAAGTATCCTGCATATCACGGGCAGGGTGGTCTTTTGGAAGATTCATGCGTTCAAAGTTGTAGTAGTCTTGCTCTACTTCAAAACCATCCACGACTTGGTAACCCATCCCGATAAAGATATCTTCGATTTCTTCACTCGTTTGTGTCAAAACGTGACGGTGACCCGTCGCAACTGGACGACCTGGAAGTGTCACATCGATGCTCTCGCTAGCCAGTTGAGCAGCGACTTTCTTTTCTTCCAAGAGTTTAGCTGCTTCTTCAAAAGCAGCTGTCAAGACATCACGAGCTTCATTGACGTGCTTCCCAATGATTGGACGCATCTCAGCAGAAACATCTTTCATCCCTTTAAGAATCTCCGTAAGCGAACCCTTTTTACCAAGGACTGAGACACGCAAATCTTGCAGCTCTTTTTCTTTTTCAGCAGAAATCTGCTTCAAGCTAGCTAGCGTTTCTTCACGAAGCGCTTTTAATTGTTCTTCAATAGTTGACATAATTCCTCCATCAGTCGCTCGTAGATAAAAAGAAAACCACATGCCAAAAACTCCACTCGGAGCGTTGACACGCGGTACCATCCGTTTTTATCTGACAAGTCAGACCTTTATTTCTGAATCCATAGGCAAGTGAATTCACCCAACTTTCATATAGAGAGCTTGCAGTCACGGCTCTCCTCCCTGATATACTTCCCTTGAGTTACTAGTCTTGCAGATTCCTATTCAATTACTACTTAGTTTATCAGATTTTTACCATTCTTGCAAGACCTATCTCACTTCTGCTTGCCTTTAAATCGCCATTGGAAGCGGAGCTTATCATAGAAGGGAAATTCGATAAACAGGACTCCCAAACCCACACAGAGACTGGCAAGGACATCTGATGGATAATGAACTCCCAGATAGACCCTTGATACCAGTACACTGACTAGGTAGAGACCGAGGACGATTTGCACGATTTTTCTCCAGACCGGATCTTTCATCCGCTGACTAAGAATCACAATCAGAGAACCGACCATCAAGGTTACAGCCAGAGAATGGCCACTTGGAAAAGAAAATCCCTTCTCCTCAACCAAGTGTAAAATAGCTGGTCGTGGACGCTGGTAGATATTTTTAAAGGTCACGATTAAAAGACCTGCCAAAGCCAGATTTCCCAGCATGAAGAAACTTTCTATCTTCCATCGCTTACGATAAAAAAGAAAGGCTGCGATGACAACCCAAGTGATAATCACTGGGATATCAATCAGGCGTGTGATGGCTCGGAAAAGAATAGTCAAGTAATCTGGCAAGTCTCCTCGCACAGCCGTCTGAATCGGTTGGTCAAAACCGACCAGCGTTTCAGGATAAAATTTGACCATGTAGCCAAGAATAACGAAAAGTAAAAGGGCAAAAGAGCCCTTCATTAAAAATGTTTGTTTATCTTTCATAGTGTTTTAAGGTTGGTTTCAAAAGGACGTACAACAACCAGAATGAAACGGAAAAGATTACACCCTCAATCAAGTTAAAAGGTAATACCATGGTCATTAGGTAGTTGGAAAGTCCCAAAATTTTTCCAATATCAAAGTTAGCAAACTTAGCGTACAAAGGAACAGCGTAAACATAGTTGAGAACCAACATTGCTACAGTTAAACCAATAGTCCCAGCTAGAGAGCCTAGTAGGAAGCGAAGGGTTGTGCGTTCCTTTTTCCAAATCAAAGCAAATACGATGACAAAAATTCCCAAAGCTACGATATTCATCGGCAAACCAATGTAAGTATTCACTCCCTGGCTGTTAAGAAGCAATTTCAAGAGTGAGCGAAGCAAGAGAACTCCTAGAGCAGCAGGCAAATCCATGACCACCAGACCCACAAGGACTGGCAAGATACTAAATTCGATCTTGAGGAAGGACGCCGCTGGTAAAAGCGGAAAGTCAAAGTACATCAGCACAAATGAGATGGCTGATAAGATCGCAATGGTCGAAAGTCGACGTGTGTTTGTCATAACAGGTTCCTCCAATTTTCTATAAAATCAGAAGAAGTTAGAAAGGATTCCTCTATCTATTCTCACTTTTTTATATCCCAAAAGTTCCCTCTCACTCTATTAAAGAAAACAAAAGCAAGCGGTTACAATTTAGCTATAAATCTATCAGAACAGACAAAGCTATTCTTTCGTCTTCTCCCATCCAGACTATACTGTCGGTTGTGGAATCTCACCACATCAGCTTGCGCTCGCGGACTTATTTGGCTAAGATATTTTAGATTTATCTAGGCGTCGCAGTCGAAGATAATACTTAAAGTATATCGAGACAAGACAACGACGAGAAAGCTAAAATAGATAGTCAAATTTACCGCCGGTCGGGAATTTCACCCTGCCCTGAAGACTCTTTTATCATAACAAAAAACGCTTGCAAGCGCAAGCATTTTGTTCATTTTCATTTTCATTTTCATTTTTTATTTCAATTTATCTGCTTCATAGGTATGAACGAGCTCAAGACCTGCAAAGTTCTGCTGGCGGAGGGCTTCGTAGACAATCATGCAGACGGTATTAGACACATTGAGACTGCGGACATGTTCATCATTCATGGGAATACGAAGAGCCTTTTCAGGATGTTCGCGCATAAAGTCCTCCGGCAAACCCTTGTCTTCACGTCCAAAGAGAAAATAATGGTCTTCGTCAGTCGATAAATCCACCTCAGAATACACTTTCTCAGCAAATTTCGAAATCAGATAGAGTCTTCCCTTCATCTGAGACATGAAATCATCCAAACTCTCGTAAAAATAAATCTCTAGTTTATCCCAATAATCCAATCCAGCCCGCTTCATCTTACGGTCATCAATAGGAAAGCCCATTGGCTTGATGATGTGGAGGGGAGAATTGGTCGCAGCGCAAGTACGCGCGATATTGCCTGTATTTTGTGGAATTTGAGGTTCAAATAATACAATGTGATTTGTCATGACTTGCTTCCTTTCACCATTGCAAAAAAATAGCCACACTGCCCGGAGTCAAGCTCAGCAAACAGCGTGGTTAAGGCATCGTTAACTTACCTCACAACAGGTTTGAAGTAAATCAGCGAAGCTACTTTCTTAGTATAACACTTTCAGAATCATTGTCAATAGAAACGACTTGATTTTTTCAATTTTTTCAAGCTATTTCCAAGGGTTGTAAAATCGTCCCTGATTCTGCAAGATAAGTAGTAAACTAGCTACTAAAAACAAGGCTGCCAAGAGCAAGGTAAGATAGTCTCCTTTTTTCAAGGCCTGATAACTATACCAAGTGCGTTTTTTCTCTTTCCCAAAGCGTCGAAGCTCCATGGCGGTCGCGATGGTATCAATGCGTTCTAGCGAACTAAAAATCAAGGGAGTGATAATGCGCAGATTGCCTTTGATTCGTTGCATAAGAGAAGCTTTCTTGGATAATTCCATCCCACGCGCTTCCTGAGACATCTTGATGGTAAAGAATTCTTCCTGCAAATCTGGAATATAGCGCAAGGTCAGGCTGACAGAATAGGCAATCTTATAAGGCACACCAATTTGATTTAAACTGGAAGCAAACTGACTAGGATGAGTTGTCATCAAAAAGATAATAGCCAGAGGAATGGTGCAAAGGTACTTAATGGCCAGATTTAACAGATAAAAGAGCTCTTGACTGGTCAGAGTGTAGGCACCGATTCCCTGCCAAATCACACTTCTCTCTCCGTAAAGTCCAACCCCATACTCGGGAGAAAAGAGATAGACCATCAAG
This window of the Streptococcus sp. 116-D4 genome carries:
- a CDS encoding energy-coupling factor transporter transmembrane component T family protein; translation: MQAKLIGYQHRDTVIHRLSGAGKLLFFILVSLAAMISYDTRLLVLIAIFSVFLLYLSEIRFKDVSFVAVFATVFAVLNVLMVYLFSPEYGVGLYGERSVIWQGIGAYTLTSQELFYLLNLAIKYLCTIPLAIIFLMTTHPSQFASSLNQIGVPYKIAYSVSLTLRYIPDLQEEFFTIKMSQEARGMELSKKASLMQRIKGNLRIITPLIFSSLERIDTIATAMELRRFGKEKKRTWYSYQALKKGDYLTLLLAALFLVASLLLILQNQGRFYNPWK
- a CDS encoding phosphatase PAP2 family protein; the protein is MKDKQTFLMKGSFALLLFVILGYMVKFYPETLVGFDQPIQTAVRGDLPDYLTILFRAITRLIDIPVIITWVVIAAFLFYRKRWKIESFFMLGNLALAGLLIVTFKNIYQRPRPAILHLVEEKGFSFPSGHSLAVTLMVGSLIVILSQRMKDPVWRKIVQIVLGLYLVSVLVSRVYLGVHYPSDVLASLCVGLGVLFIEFPFYDKLRFQWRFKGKQK
- the pheS gene encoding phenylalanine--tRNA ligase subunit alpha, with the translated sequence MSTIEEQLKALREETLASLKQISAEKEKELQDLRVSVLGKKGSLTEILKGMKDVSAEMRPIIGKHVNEARDVLTAAFEEAAKLLEEKKVAAQLASESIDVTLPGRPVATGHRHVLTQTSEEIEDIFIGMGYQVVDGFEVEQDYYNFERMNLPKDHPARDMQDTFYITEEILLRTHTSPVQARAMDAHDFSKGPLKMISPGRVFRRDTDDATHSHQFHQIEGLVVGKNISMADLQGTLQLIVQKMFGEERQIRLRPSYFPFTEPSVEVDVSCFKCGGEGCNVCKKTGWIEIMGAGMVHPRVLEMSGIDATVYSGFAFGLGQERVAMLRYGINDIRGFYQGDVRFSEQFK
- a CDS encoding GNAT family N-acetyltransferase, coding for MIRKVEMADVEVLAKIAKQTFRETFAHDNTEEQLQEYFEEAYSLRVLATELENPDSETFFIIHEEEIAGFLKVNWGNAQTERELENAFEIQRLYVLQKFQGFGLGKQLFEFALELARKNSFSWAWLGVWEHNTKAQAFYNRYGFEKFSQHHFMVGQKVDTDWLLRKKLR
- a CDS encoding tRNA (cytidine(34)-2'-O)-methyltransferase, whose protein sequence is MTNHIVLFEPQIPQNTGNIARTCAATNSPLHIIKPMGFPIDDRKMKRAGLDYWDKLEIYFYESLDDFMSQMKGRLYLISKFAEKVYSEVDLSTDEDHYFLFGREDKGLPEDFMREHPEKALRIPMNDEHVRSLNVSNTVCMIVYEALRQQNFAGLELVHTYEADKLK
- a CDS encoding ECF transporter S component yields the protein MTNTRRLSTIAILSAISFVLMYFDFPLLPAASFLKIEFSILPVLVGLVVMDLPAALGVLLLRSLLKLLLNSQGVNTYIGLPMNIVALGIFVIVFALIWKKERTTLRFLLGSLAGTIGLTVAMLVLNYVYAVPLYAKFANFDIGKILGLSNYLMTMVLPFNLIEGVIFSVSFWLLYVLLKPTLKHYER